Below is a genomic region from Gillisia sp. Hel_I_86.
AAGACGTGATATCCTATTTGATCTTTGCCAAACAGCATTGGACCTTAACTATGACGGATTGATGGTAGAAACGCATCATGATCCGGATAATGCATGGAGCGATGCAGCACAACAAATTACCCCTGCTACTTTAATTCAGTTTATGAAGGATCTTAAAATCAGAAAGGAAATTTCAGAAAGCGAGGAATTTTTGAACAGTTTGAAGAACCTTAGGGCCAAGATAGATATTGCAGATCATCAATTATTGGAGACGCTGTCAAAAAGAATGAAAATCGCCGATGAGATTGGGAGAATTAAAAAATCTCAAAATGTTTCGATCCTTCAAACCACCAGATGGAATGAAATTCTGGGTAAAATGATACTAGAAGGGGAGCAACAAGGATTGAGTGAGGAATTTGTATTAAAAATGTTCAAGGCCATACACCAGGAATCCATTAATCATCAGAAAAAAGTAATTAGCGAATAAGCGTGGGATTTTGCACCTTTGTAGCATGACAGGAATTGTATATAAATCTACAGGAAGTTGGTATCATGTAAAGGCTGAAAGTGGGGTTTTTTACCGCTGTAGGATAAAGGGCAAATTCCGCATGCAAGGGATTAAAAGCACCAATCCGGTTGCGGTGGGCGATAAGGTGCAATTTGAATTGGAAGAAACAGGGGACGATACTTTTGGGGTTATAAACACAATTGAAGAGCGGGATAATTACATTATTCGTAAATCGGTGAACCTCTCCAAACAAACCCATATTATTGCTTCAAATATTGATGTTGCTTTTTTGCTGGTCACCCTTAATAATCCGCCCACTTTTACCACTTTTATAGATAGGTTTCTGGTAACAGCCGAAGCCTATCATATTAAAACGGTATTGCTGTTCAATAAAGTTGACACTTATAATGAAGAGGAGCTAGGTGAGATTAAATTCTTGGCAGCATTATACCGGGATGTTGGTTACGAATGTATAGGAATTTCAGCAAAGACGGGGAAGAATCTAGATAAGGTCAAGGAAATGATGGTAGGTAAAACCAGTATGTTCTCTGGACATAGTGGAACCGGGAAATCTACACTTATCAATGCATTGGAACCCACTTTAGATCTTAAAACTTCGAAAATAAGTGCCCAGCATAAGCAAGGGCAGCATACTACTACTTTTGCAGAGATGTATGATCTTGGTTTTGATGCGAGGATCATTGACACTCCTGGGATTAAAGGATTTGGAGTGGTAGAGATGGAAAAAGAGGAATTGGGTAATTATTTCCCAGAATTTTTCGCTGTAAAACAGGAATGTAAATTCAATAATTGCCTGCATATAGAAGAACCACATTGCGCCGTTAAAGATGGTTTGGAGGATGGGGACATCGCATGGTCCAGATATAAAAGTTATTTGCAAATTATTGAAGGAGAAGATGAGCAACAATATAGAACGGATAATTTTCCCGAGGAGCAATGAGAATAGTTCTCCAAAGAGTCTCGAAAGCATCGGTTGGCATTGACGGAAAAGTGAGTGGTAAGATTGGCAACGGACTTTTAATTCTTGTGGGAATTGAAGAAGCAGACTCGAAAGAAGATGTTGTCTGGTTGTGCAACAAGATCTTGAAAATGCGGATTTTTAACGATGAGGCTGGAGTAATGAATGGTTCAATTCAGGATATTGATGGAGAAGTATTGGTTATAAGTCAGTTCACCCTGCATGCCAGCACAAAAAAAGGAAATAGGCCTAGTTATATTAAGGCAGCCAAGCCAAAAACTGCAGTTCCACTTTATGAGAGTTTTCTTCTAGAGCTGGAAAATCAGCTCGGCAAAAAAGTGGAATGTGGAATTTTTGGAGCAGATATGAAAGTTTCTTTAATAAATGATGGGCCTGTTACAATTATGATAGATTCAAAAAGCAGGGAATAATGAACATACAAAACGCACAAGAAGCAGTAGATAGATGGATTCAAGATCATGGAGTTCGTTATTTTAACGAGCTTACCAATATGGCGCAACTTACAGAAGAAGTTGGCGAAGTAGCTAGGATTATTGCACGTCGATATGGAGAACAAAGTGAAAAGGAAAGTGATAAAAGCAAGGATCTGGGAGAAGAACTCGCAGATGTGCTATTTGTTGTGCTTTGTTTGGCAAATCAAACAGGGATCAATCTACAGGAAGCTTTCGATAAGAAATTGGAGATAAAAACCAAGCGTGACCACGACAGGCATCATAACAATGATAAATTGAAATAATGAACTTCAAAAAAGTTATTAATGCAAAGGGTTTCTGGAGGTCCGTAGTCGGAATGGGGATTTCGTTTATCGTGGTCTATCATATTATTACCATGCTTTTTGCTTTTGGAGGCTTTGATTTTAGTGGCTATTTCGAGCAGAACCTATCTCAAGGAAGATGGATGCGATTTGTGTTGGGGTCTCTTCTTTCAGGGTTTTTATATGGCTTCATAATCACCTTTGGACAATTTTCCATAAAACAAAAAAAGGAAGAAAGAGAGCATTGAACATTCTATAATTTTTCCTCATTAATCTATTTTTATCTTAAGTTATATGAACGCTCAGTTAAGTCATCCCAATTCCAAGCTTTTTGGAGAAATTCAAATTACCGGTTCCAAAAGTGAATCTAATCGAGCTTTGATTTTGCAAGCTTTGTATCCTTCAATTTCTTTGAGCAACTTATCCAATAGTGATGATACCTCTGTTTTACAAGAAGCCTTAAAGGCGAATGGGGGTTCTGTGGATATTCATCATGCGGGAACAGCAATGCGGTTTCTTACAGCATTTTTTTCAACTCAAGAGGGGATGGAAACAGTGTTAACCGGCAGCCCAAGAATGAAAGAGCGCCCAATTAAGCTATTGGTAGATGCGTTATGTAGGTTAGGTGCAAACATTACCTATACTGAAAAGGATGGATTTCCACCATTAGGGATTAAGGGGAAAAACCTTGAAAAATCATCTGTAAAAGTTCAAGCAAATATCAGCAGTCAGTATATTTCGGCTTTAATGCTTATTGCCCCATCGCTTCCGAATGGTTTAGAGATCGAATTGGAAGGGCCAATTACCTCTGTGCCATATATTGAAATGACTTTGGAATTGCTTAGGTATTTTGGGATTCAGGCTCAATTTGAAGGACAATCGATTAAAATTAAACCTACAAAAAAAGTGAAAGCCAAAACTTTGGCAATAGAATCAGATTGGAGTTCTGCTTCGTATTTTTTCTCTTTGGCAGCATTAAGCGAAAATGCAGAGTTCACATTAAGCAATTTTCGTGAAACAAGCTTGCAAGGGGATTCTAAAATAGTTTCTATTTATAAGGGATTGGGAGTTGATACGTCTTTTAATGAAAACTCTATTTCGCTAAAAAAAGAATCGAGGAAAAAATCTAAAAGTTTACATTTGGATCTTCAAAACATGCCAGATTTAGCACAAACGATCGCGGTTACTTGTCTAGGTTTGGGGATGGCTTGTGAATTAAAAGGGCTTCATACACTAAAGATCAAGGAAACTGATAGATTAGTTGCTTTGAAAATCGAATTAGAGAAATTTGGAGCCATCGTAGAAATTACCAACAACAGCTTGTCTCTAGCTCCATGTACTACTTTAGAAAAAAATATAGAAGTAGAAACTTATAACGATCATAGAATGGCAATGGCTTTTGCCCCTTTAGCGTTAAGAGTTCCGCTTACAATTAAAGATGCCGGAGTGGTTTCAAAATCGTATCCGGAGTTTTGGGAAGACCT
It encodes:
- the rsgA gene encoding ribosome small subunit-dependent GTPase A; the encoded protein is MTGIVYKSTGSWYHVKAESGVFYRCRIKGKFRMQGIKSTNPVAVGDKVQFELEETGDDTFGVINTIEERDNYIIRKSVNLSKQTHIIASNIDVAFLLVTLNNPPTFTTFIDRFLVTAEAYHIKTVLLFNKVDTYNEEELGEIKFLAALYRDVGYECIGISAKTGKNLDKVKEMMVGKTSMFSGHSGTGKSTLINALEPTLDLKTSKISAQHKQGQHTTTFAEMYDLGFDARIIDTPGIKGFGVVEMEKEELGNYFPEFFAVKQECKFNNCLHIEEPHCAVKDGLEDGDIAWSRYKSYLQIIEGEDEQQYRTDNFPEEQ
- the dtd gene encoding D-aminoacyl-tRNA deacylase; amino-acid sequence: MRIVLQRVSKASVGIDGKVSGKIGNGLLILVGIEEADSKEDVVWLCNKILKMRIFNDEAGVMNGSIQDIDGEVLVISQFTLHASTKKGNRPSYIKAAKPKTAVPLYESFLLELENQLGKKVECGIFGADMKVSLINDGPVTIMIDSKSRE
- the aroA gene encoding 3-phosphoshikimate 1-carboxyvinyltransferase, with protein sequence MNAQLSHPNSKLFGEIQITGSKSESNRALILQALYPSISLSNLSNSDDTSVLQEALKANGGSVDIHHAGTAMRFLTAFFSTQEGMETVLTGSPRMKERPIKLLVDALCRLGANITYTEKDGFPPLGIKGKNLEKSSVKVQANISSQYISALMLIAPSLPNGLEIELEGPITSVPYIEMTLELLRYFGIQAQFEGQSIKIKPTKKVKAKTLAIESDWSSASYFFSLAALSENAEFTLSNFRETSLQGDSKIVSIYKGLGVDTSFNENSISLKKESRKKSKSLHLDLQNMPDLAQTIAVTCLGLGMACELKGLHTLKIKETDRLVALKIELEKFGAIVEITNNSLSLAPCTTLEKNIEVETYNDHRMAMAFAPLALRVPLTIKDAGVVSKSYPEFWEDLESIGFSVGKV
- a CDS encoding nucleotide pyrophosphohydrolase; protein product: MNIQNAQEAVDRWIQDHGVRYFNELTNMAQLTEEVGEVARIIARRYGEQSEKESDKSKDLGEELADVLFVVLCLANQTGINLQEAFDKKLEIKTKRDHDRHHNNDKLK